In the Onychostoma macrolepis isolate SWU-2019 chromosome 09, ASM1243209v1, whole genome shotgun sequence genome, one interval contains:
- the b3galt1b gene encoding beta-1,3-galactosyltransferase 1: protein MPSKVSCLYVLTVVCWASALWYLSISRPTSSYVSQLSVPARKTAKAQKSNTTTPFGNIRTRPLNPHAFDFIINEPKKCETNVPFLVILITTTHKEFDARQAIRETWGDESTFSDLRIITLFLLGRSTDTVLNQMVEQESEIFHDIVVEDFIDSYHNLTLKTLMGMRWVATFCNQAKYVMKTDSDIFVNMDNLVYKLLKPATKPRRRYFTGYVINGGPIRDMRSKWYMPRDLYPESKYPPFCSGTGYVFSADVAELIYKTSLHTRLLHLEDVYVGVCLRKLGIHPYQNSGFNHWKMAYSLCRYRRVITVHQISPEEMHRIWNDMTSKKHLKC from the coding sequence ATGCCTTCAAAAGTGTCATGCCTCTACGTGTTGACGGTCGTTTGTTGGGCCAGCGCTCTGTGGTACCTAAGTATATCCCGTCCCACGTCGTCCTACGTGAGCCAATTGTCTGTCCCAGCGCGTAAAACGGCAAAAGCACAGAAGAGCAACACCACCACGCCCTTCGGCAACATCCGTACACGTCCGCTGAACCCCCACGCCTTCGATTTCATCATCAACGAGCCCAAGAAATGTGAAACCAACGTGCCCTTCCTCGTCATCCTCATCACGACCACGCACAAAGAGTTCGACGCCCGCCAAGCCATCAGGGAAACGTGGGGCGACGAAAGCACCTTCAGCGACCTTCGCATCATTACGCTGTTTCTTCTGGGGCGCAGCACGGACACAGTGCTCAACCAGATGGTGGAGCAAGAGAGCGAGATCTTTCACGACATTGTGGTCGAGGACTTCATCGACTCGTACCACAACCTCACTCTCAAAACACTGATGGGAATGCGCTGGGTGGCCACTTTCTGCAACCAAGCCAAGTACGTGATGAAAACGGACAGCGATATCTTCGTGAACATGGACAACTTGGTGTATAAACTCTTGAAGCCCGCCACCAAACCTCGACGGAGGTACTTCACGGGATACGTCATCAACGGCGGACCCATTCGGGACATGCGCAGCAAGTGGTACATGCCCAGAGACCTTTACCCCGAGAGCAAGTACCCACCGTTTTGCTCCGGCACTGGGTACGTGTTCTCGGCGGACGTTGCGGAGCTCATCTACAAGACTTCCTTGCACACCAGACTCTTGCATCTAGAGGACGTTTACGTGGGGGTGTGTTTGAGGAAGCTGGGCATTCACCCATATCAGAACAGTGGCTTCAATCACTGGAAAATGGCCTACAGTCTTTGCAGGTATCGTCGAGTCATTACCGTACACCAGATCTCCCCTGAGGAGATGCATCGTATCTGGAACGACATGACCAGCAAGAAGCATCTCAAGTGTTAG